ATGCGTCGTTGGATGTTAACTCGTTTATTTTTTCACGAAATGGCGCAGTGAAATGGATCATATCCTCGGCAAGTTGCTTCTTCATCTCTCCGTATCGGATGGTACAGGTATTATATTTCTCGTCGAAATATGCCACTGTTTCAGGAGCAGAAACCGCCTTCATCAGTGTAAAAAGGTTTTCGATGGCTTCCGGTTTTACTTGGTTCATTGTTGTCGGACCTACATCAGTGACTGCTTTCATGACCTTACTCCGGATAGTTGCAGGATCATCAATAAGAAAAATCGCATTGTCTTCTCCTTCTGATTTCCCCATTTTCCCGCCGCCATCCAGCCCCGGGATCTTAATGAGTTCTTCACCAAAATTATAAGCTACAGGAACAGGGAAATAATCGACTTTGTACATTCTGTTAAAACGTCTTGCGAAAGTGCGCATCATCTCCAGGTTTTGTTCCTGATCCTTACCGACTGGAACCTTGTGTGCTTTATGAATAATCACATCGGCTGCCATCAGGGTCGGATAAGTCAGTAAACCAGCGTTGACATTTTCAGGTTGTTTTCTAACCTTTTCTTTAAAGGATGTACAGCGCTCCAACTCACCAAGATATGCATTCATGTTCAGTAACAGGTACAGTTCCGGTACTTCCGGAATATCGCTTTGTATATATAATGTTGATTTTTCCGGATCAAGACCGGCTGCGAGATATTCAACAAGCACCTGCTTTACATTTCCGTGGAGGTCCAGGGGTGTTGGATGAGTAGTAAGAGAGTGATAATCGGCAATAAAGAAAAAACAGGTGTTGTTGTCCTGCATTTTAACAAAATTTTTTACCGCACCAAAATAATTACCGAGATGCAGGTTCCCTGTTGGACGTATTCCGCTGACAACTATATCCATGGATACTGAGATAATATAAAAATAAAAAATTTTTCCGGATTTTTCCTGATAACGATAAAGCAAAAGAAATGCTTCAAGCTATATTTTGATCTCATCATTATTCCTGTTGAAGAAATGAAATTCCAGCAGGTGATAGGCGCCCATTGGGTTGATGGGCATCCATTTCTTGAACTTAAAGTACCATTTCCATTGCTGTGAAAAGATGCCTTTAGTTAAATACGCATGAATATAAGGGTGAACGGCAATTTTTAGATACCCTTCATTCTGATCGCGTAGCAGGTACTGAATATTGTTTTCAATTTCGTCGATGAGGATAATACTGGGTTTGATTTGTCCCGTACCATCACAGGCCGGGCATTTCTCAAGGATTTCCACGTTGGTTTCAGGTCTGACCCGTTCTCTGGTCAGTTGAACCAGGCCAAATTTGCTTGGGGGTAGGATGGTGTGCTTGGAAGTGTCTTTGGCCATCTCCTCCTTCAACTTCTGGAACAATGCTTTACGGTTGGAGGGATCACGCATATCGATGAAATCAATAACAATGATACCACCCATATCCCTTAACCGGAGCTGTCGTGCGATTTCAGTAGCCGCTTCCAGATTTACCTGGTAAGCATTGGTCTCCTGTGAGTTTTCAGCTTTTATCCGATGCCCACTGTTGACGTCAATAACATGAAGGGCCTCCGTATGTTCAATGATCAGATAGGCCCCGCTTTTGAAGGTCACTACCTTGCCAAAAGAACTTTTTATCTGCTTATCAACACCGAAGTACTCAAAAATAGGTACTTTACCTCTATATAATTTGACAATATCTGCCTTATCGGGAGCTATTCTTTGGATATAACTCTTTATATCTTCAAACAGTACAGAATCATTCACATGGATATTGTTGAATGTATCATTTAACATATCCCTGAGGATAGCCGATGTACGGTCGATTTCGCTTATGATGCGCTGTGGTGGTTTGGCCGACGGCAACATGTGCATAGCCATTTCCCATTTTTTCATGAGCAGGCTAAGTTCGGCGTCCAGGTCTGCGACTTTTTTATTTTGCGCAACAGTGCGAACAATAACCCCGACATTTTTGGGTTTAATGCTCAGTATCAGTCTTTTCAGACGGTTTCGTTCTTCCTGGCTCCTGATTTTTTGAGAGATGGAAACCCTGTTATTGAAAGGTACCATAACGATATTCCGCCCTGCGAAAGAAACCTCAGAGGATACCCTGGGCCCTTTGGTTGAGATGGGTTCTTTTGCAATCTGAACAAGAACAGGCTGATTCATAGTCAGGATATCAGAAATCTTACCTGTTTTATCAATATCCTCTTCAAGGATAAATCTGTCAGTCGTCAATTGACTAGCCTTGCCGGAAAGCAGTAACTTGATATATTTGTTTAGTGAGCGTATCTGAGGGCCTAAGTCAAGATAATGTAAAAAAGCATCCTTCTCGTAACCAACGTTGATGAAGGCCGCATTGAGGCCTGGCATGATTTTTTTTACCTTTCCCAGGTATACATCTCCGACCGAAAAACTATAATTAGTTTTTTGCTTGTTGAGTTCGACTAGCAGCTTGTCTTCAAATAAGGCAATCTCGACTTCTGATGATCTGGAATCGATTATTAATTCTTTATTCACGTAAGGAGCATTTTATTGAAAGATCATCCCAGAGGTTGCCAATGTAATTACTGACCTGGGAATTTCAGGTTTTGATGCAGATAGCTAACAGGCTGTTCAAATCGTCATAAGCCAGAACTAAACAATGTGAACAGCCATGAATAGTATGAATTAGCTTTTACTTTTTCTTATGCCTGTTCTTTCTTAGACGTTTTTTCCTCTTATGTGTTGCCATTTTATGGCGTTTTCTTTTTTTACCGCTAGGCATTACCGAAAATTTTTGGAGTTGGGAAATTATTTCTTCACCTTGCTTTTCACGCCGTTAACAAAGGTTTTTGCAGGCTTGAATGCGGGAATATTATGAGCCGGAATTATAATGGTCGTATTCTTGGAAATATTTCTTCCCGTTTTCTTTGCTCTTTTCTTAATGATAAAGCTTCCAAAACCCCTGAGATATACATTTTCTCCGGCTGCAAGAGAATTTTTTACAGCTTCCATAAAAGTTTCAACAGTTGCCTGTACGGCTACTTTTTCAATACCGGTTTTGTTTGCAATTTCGGCTACAATTTCTGCTTTTGTCATATTCTGATATTTTTAAAGATTGATAATAAATTTTTTTATTAGGGTTGCAAATATATGATTATTTTAATTCAGTTAAAAATTATTCTGTTTTTTTACAAAAAAATAATCCTTTATCTATCTGATTTGTTTATGTTTGAAAACATGATACAGATGGTTTTCATAGCCCTGTCTTTAGATACTGGCAAATGGATTTTCAGGAATTAATCATCACCTGGTATGATCAACATAAGCGTGACTTGCCTTGGCGTCATACAGAGGACCTTCATGATTACCCGGTGCCACGGCTGATCGAAATGTTCCTGCAGGACAATAAAATGTCTTTTCAGGAGAATGAAAATAAAAAATAATTAAAAACAGGGTCACAATTTTGTGTTTTCCGGATAAATAGTAAAAGATGAAAAACGGTTTGCTATACTGTAAACTTTAAGCCGAGTTCATTTTATATTAATTTTGTGTTATCCAATTTATTAATCTTTAAAACAACTTATTATGGCAGGAGTTAATAAAGTTATTTTAATCGGGAATTTGGGCAGAGATCCTGAAATTCAGAGTTTTGATAATGGGTTGAAGAAGGCGACGTTTACCCTGGCTACAACTGAATCATTCAAAAACAGAGAAGGCACGAAAGAACAGCATACCGAATGGCACAGGATTGTTCTTTGGAGGGGATTGGCTGATATCGCCGAATCATATTTAAAAAAAGGTAGCCAGATTTATCTTGAAGGAAGAATCAGGACAAATCAATGGAAAGACAAAGATGGGAATCCGAAATCACTTGTCGAAATTGAAGGTACTTCAATGACCATGCTGGGTGTCAAACGTGATACACCGCTTTCACCTGTTACAGATGAAACACTTGCAGAATCCCAGGTAAACGAAGAACCAGCAAACCAGACGGACGATTTGCCATTCTAGATGGAAAGTTCCCTGGTGGTTTTTTTAGTGAAGAGGTCGTTCAGCCTATTATAGGTTGGCAACCTCTTCATACAATCATGGAGGCCAATAAGAATAATTGTGTATTTTTGCAAATGCATAATTACGGGTCATTTAATCATTTATTTTGGAATTCTTGGTCGCGCTTCCTCGCCTGTTTAGTGTGTGCTTGCTGGCCGGCATAGCTAAAGTTTTTTCAACCGGTATTATCGTTGCCCTGCTGGTCATCATCATTTTACTTTTTTTCTCCGCCATGATTTCTGCTTCAGAGATCGCTTATTTTTCTATGTCACCGCCTCATCTCAGCAAAATCAGATCATCCAGGAACAAAAAAGACACTGTGATCCTTCATTTGCTTGGACAACCCAAATATCTTCTTGCAACCATATTGATTGCCAACAATTTCATAAATCTGGGCGTGATTGTTCTGTCGACCTATATCACTACTGAATTATTTGATCTGATGGTTTATCCGGTGTTAACTTTTATTACGCAAGTGGTTATTGTCACGATTATTATACTGTTATTCGGTGAAGTCATGCCTAAAATCTATGCAACACAGTATCCCCTGAAAGTAGCCAATCTTATGGCAGGTCCTTTGCACATAATGGTTAATTTGTTGTTTCCATTGAGTACCCTACTTGTCAGGTCGACATCCATTATTGATAAACGCATGACCAAAAGGGGGCATGACATTTCAAGGGACGACCTTTCCGAAGCCATTAATATCACCTCCAGCGAGGCCACACCCGAGGAAGAAAAAAGGATTCTTAAAAGTATTGTCCGCTTTGGCGATATGCAGGTAAGTGAGGTGATGAAGCCAAGAATGGATATCACTGCTGTGGATGCCAAAACTACCTTCCCGGAACTTCTCCATATCATCATCCGATCTGGTTATTCAAGGATACCGGTGTATGAAGATGCCATTGATAATATTCTGGGAATCCTGTATGTCAAAGACCTTATCCCTCATCTTGACAAGCAGGAACACTATCAATGGTTCTCCTTACTGCGCCCCGCGTTTTTCATTCCCGAAAATAAGAAGATCGATACCCTTTTACAGGAATTCAGGGATAAAAAAATACACATGGCTGTCGTTGTTGACGAATACGGCGGCACATCAGGACTGGTGACCCTGGAGGATATCATCGAGGAAATCGTCGGAGAAATCAGTGATGAGTTTGATGAGGAATCAGATGTAATCAGTTACACAAAACTGGATGATCATAATTATATTTTTGAGGGAAAGACTTCGATCAATGATTTTTGTAAAATCCTGGATATTAATGATGATATCTTCGATGAAGTAAAAGGTGAATCAGATACACTTGCAGGGCTTATCCTGGAATTGATGGGTAAGATACCTGAAAAATCTGACAATATTTTTTTCAGGAATTTCGTGTTCAGGATTGAATCAGCAGACCGCAGACGAATAAATAAAATCCGAGTGACATTAAATGATGAAACTAAAGAAAATGAGTCATCCTGAAAGATGGTTTTTTTTACTGATTTGCATGGCCCTGCTGTCTGTATCCTGCAAACGACAATATACACCAAAACCAAGAGGGTATTTTCGTATTGATACTCCCGATAAAACGTATATCCTTCTGGATTCAATTTTTCCATTTACTTTTGAATACCCTGTTTATGCCAGGCTTTTACCTGATCCTTATGCCCCCGACCAACCCTTTTGGATGAATATCGATTATCCAAGGTTTCATGGGAAACTGCATTTAAGTTATAAAACTGTAAACGGCAACCTTTCTGACCTCTTTGAAGATTCCAGAACACTGGTTTTTAAACATATTCCAAAAGCTACTTCCATTGAGGAACAGGAAATCAGGGACAAGGAAAGGGATTTATATGGGATGATTTATCAGATCAACGGATCAGGAACAGCATCTCCTTATCAGTTCTTTATCACCGACAGCTGCAGGCATTTTGTCAGGGTCGCTCTTTACTTTAATATCAGACCTAACAATGATTCGCTGGCCCCGGTTATTGATTTCATCAAACAGGATATCATGCATATGATTGAAACTTTTAAATGGAAAGACAATCCTTTAAATAAGCATTCCCGGTAAGTTTTATTATCAGTAATTGCGTCAGCTCATATCATTAAATTTTTATCTTTGCCATCTTATTTCGTAAAGGTATTATTGCATTTGTCTTTGTTGGGAATGTTCATATTGAAAATATTTATAAAAAGAGTCGTTTCGATTTTATTGTTGCTGGGTATGACCATCCCCGTGTTTGGTCAGTCAGATACTTATTCGAGAGCAAAGATAAACACCGATGAACTAGGGCTCAAAAAACTCGCTGAACTGGGTATACCCATTGATGAAGGTATAATTAAAAAAGGTGTATATATAATTTCGGATTTTTCTGACACCGATCTGCAAAAAATTATGTCTAACGGATTTACTGTCGAAATCCTGATTAATGATATGTCTGCTTATTATCAAGATAGGAATACGCGTCAAAGCGAGAGTATAGGGTCTGATGCTCAGTTACGGGATTACCAGATTCCTGATGATTTCAGCCTGGGTTCAATGGGTGGTTTCTGCACATATGAGGAAATGCTGGCACATCTCGACAGCATGGCTGCCAAATATCCCACTCTTATTACAGCCCGGGCACCGATCGGTGATATTCTCACTCATGATGGTCGTCCTTTGTATTGGGTAAAGATATCTGATAATCCGCAAGTCAATGAAGATGAACCTGAGGTTTTCTATACAGGTTTGCATCATGCCCGTGAACCTATTGGCATGCAGCAATTGCTTTTTTTCATGTATTATCTTCTCGAAAACTATGATACAGATCCGAATATCAAGAACCTTGTGGATAACAGGGAATTGTATTTTGTTCCGGTTGTGAATCCTGATGGCTATATATACAATCAGGAAACAAATCCCAATGGCGGTGGCATGTGGCGGAAAAACATGAGAGATAACGGCGATGGCTCCTATGGTGTGGACCTGAACAGGAATTATGGTTATATGTGGGCTTACGATGACGAGGGTTCTTCTCCCTATACATGGGCTGACACTTATCGCGGTCCTGATGCCTTTTCCGAACCCGAACCACAGGCTATAAAACTTTTCTGCGAGGAACATAATTTCCAGTTTGCCTTTAATTACCATTCATTTGGCAATGATTACCTCTATCCATTTGGATACACTCACATTTATACCCCTGAACCTGATGATCAGATATTTCAGGCTTACGCTCAGGCGATGACTGTGGATAATGATTTTCTGACTGGTACTCCCTGGGAAATCTTATATTCTACAAATGGAGATGCCAATGACTGGTTATATGGGGAGCAGTTGACAAAGAATAAGATTTTTGGCGTGACACCTGAAGTCGGTACAGAAGATGATGGATTCTGGCCTGCTTCCGACAGGATCATCCCTCTGTGCCAGGAAACTATGCTGATGAATTTGCTGGCTGCCTATTATGTTGGCGCCTATGCCGAAGTTAAAAATATCAGCCCGTCAATCATAGAGCAGACTTATGGATATTTTCTATTCGACCTAAAACGTCTTGGTCTAAATAATAATGGCACATATACCGTCAGTATTTCCCCTGTCGGTGATGAAATACAGAACATCGGGGAGCCAAAAGTTTTCACGGGACTTGAAATTTTGCAGTCCCTGACAGATTCTATCGGATTCAGTTTAAATCCAGATATTTCGAGTGGTCAGGCCATAACCTATATTCTCTCAATTTACAATGGATTCTTTACGACTTCAGATACTATACACAAGGTTTATGGTGTGCCGGTAACTGTGTTTGAAGATGACTGCAATGCTCTGATAAACTGGAATGCTGGTTCATGGGGCATCTCCACAACGCAATTCCATTCTCCTACCGGATCAATTACTGATTCACCCTTTGGCAATTATCAGAATAACATTACCTCATCCATAACCCTAAACCAATTCATTGA
This sequence is a window from Bacteroidota bacterium. Protein-coding genes within it:
- the trpS gene encoding tryptophan--tRNA ligase; amino-acid sequence: MDIVVSGIRPTGNLHLGNYFGAVKNFVKMQDNNTCFFFIADYHSLTTHPTPLDLHGNVKQVLVEYLAAGLDPEKSTLYIQSDIPEVPELYLLLNMNAYLGELERCTSFKEKVRKQPENVNAGLLTYPTLMAADVIIHKAHKVPVGKDQEQNLEMMRTFARRFNRMYKVDYFPVPVAYNFGEELIKIPGLDGGGKMGKSEGEDNAIFLIDDPATIRSKVMKAVTDVGPTTMNQVKPEAIENLFTLMKAVSAPETVAYFDEKYNTCTIRYGEMKKQLAEDMIHFTAPFREKINELTSNDAYLRKVVHFGAQRARESASRTIREVREIIGFKPF
- a CDS encoding M14 family zinc carboxypeptidase, which codes for MFILKIFIKRVVSILLLLGMTIPVFGQSDTYSRAKINTDELGLKKLAELGIPIDEGIIKKGVYIISDFSDTDLQKIMSNGFTVEILINDMSAYYQDRNTRQSESIGSDAQLRDYQIPDDFSLGSMGGFCTYEEMLAHLDSMAAKYPTLITARAPIGDILTHDGRPLYWVKISDNPQVNEDEPEVFYTGLHHAREPIGMQQLLFFMYYLLENYDTDPNIKNLVDNRELYFVPVVNPDGYIYNQETNPNGGGMWRKNMRDNGDGSYGVDLNRNYGYMWAYDDEGSSPYTWADTYRGPDAFSEPEPQAIKLFCEEHNFQFAFNYHSFGNDYLYPFGYTHIYTPEPDDQIFQAYAQAMTVDNDFLTGTPWEILYSTNGDANDWLYGEQLTKNKIFGVTPEVGTEDDGFWPASDRIIPLCQETMLMNLLAAYYVGAYAEVKNISPSIIEQTYGYFLFDLKRLGLNNNGTYTVSISPVGDEIQNIGEPKVFTGLEILQSLTDSIGFSLNPDISSGQAITYILSIYNGFFTTSDTIHKVYGVPVTVFEDDCNALINWNAGSWGISTTQFHSPTGSITDSPFGNYQNNITSSITLNQFIDLSTAEYAVLNFWTRWAIEARWDYVQVKASSNGGITWIPLNGKYTKPGNSNQLPGQPLYDGFQTNWVKEEIDLHQFLGDSIIIRFTLVSDASSREDGYYFDDLSVTIIDIYSGIGENIMPDQIILSGPVPNPANSEVRITYSLPRLMSNTRMVMCNALGQKTAEVIIKNESGSVTFNVESWQPGIYYYILTGPFGSSQAKKLIIQ
- the gldD gene encoding gliding motility lipoprotein GldD; amino-acid sequence: MMKLKKMSHPERWFFLLICMALLSVSCKRQYTPKPRGYFRIDTPDKTYILLDSIFPFTFEYPVYARLLPDPYAPDQPFWMNIDYPRFHGKLHLSYKTVNGNLSDLFEDSRTLVFKHIPKATSIEEQEIRDKERDLYGMIYQINGSGTASPYQFFITDSCRHFVRVALYFNIRPNNDSLAPVIDFIKQDIMHMIETFKWKDNPLNKHSR
- a CDS encoding integration host factor subunit beta, with the protein product MTKAEIVAEIANKTGIEKVAVQATVETFMEAVKNSLAAGENVYLRGFGSFIIKKRAKKTGRNISKNTTIIIPAHNIPAFKPAKTFVNGVKSKVKK
- the ssb gene encoding single-stranded DNA-binding protein, with amino-acid sequence MAGVNKVILIGNLGRDPEIQSFDNGLKKATFTLATTESFKNREGTKEQHTEWHRIVLWRGLADIAESYLKKGSQIYLEGRIRTNQWKDKDGNPKSLVEIEGTSMTMLGVKRDTPLSPVTDETLAESQVNEEPANQTDDLPF
- a CDS encoding Rne/Rng family ribonuclease, producing MNKELIIDSRSSEVEIALFEDKLLVELNKQKTNYSFSVGDVYLGKVKKIMPGLNAAFINVGYEKDAFLHYLDLGPQIRSLNKYIKLLLSGKASQLTTDRFILEEDIDKTGKISDILTMNQPVLVQIAKEPISTKGPRVSSEVSFAGRNIVMVPFNNRVSISQKIRSQEERNRLKRLILSIKPKNVGVIVRTVAQNKKVADLDAELSLLMKKWEMAMHMLPSAKPPQRIISEIDRTSAILRDMLNDTFNNIHVNDSVLFEDIKSYIQRIAPDKADIVKLYRGKVPIFEYFGVDKQIKSSFGKVVTFKSGAYLIIEHTEALHVIDVNSGHRIKAENSQETNAYQVNLEAATEIARQLRLRDMGGIIVIDFIDMRDPSNRKALFQKLKEEMAKDTSKHTILPPSKFGLVQLTRERVRPETNVEILEKCPACDGTGQIKPSIILIDEIENNIQYLLRDQNEGYLKIAVHPYIHAYLTKGIFSQQWKWYFKFKKWMPINPMGAYHLLEFHFFNRNNDEIKI
- the gldE gene encoding gliding motility-associated protein GldE — protein: MEFLVALPRLFSVCLLAGIAKVFSTGIIVALLVIIILLFFSAMISASEIAYFSMSPPHLSKIRSSRNKKDTVILHLLGQPKYLLATILIANNFINLGVIVLSTYITTELFDLMVYPVLTFITQVVIVTIIILLFGEVMPKIYATQYPLKVANLMAGPLHIMVNLLFPLSTLLVRSTSIIDKRMTKRGHDISRDDLSEAINITSSEATPEEEKRILKSIVRFGDMQVSEVMKPRMDITAVDAKTTFPELLHIIIRSGYSRIPVYEDAIDNILGILYVKDLIPHLDKQEHYQWFSLLRPAFFIPENKKIDTLLQEFRDKKIHMAVVVDEYGGTSGLVTLEDIIEEIVGEISDEFDEESDVISYTKLDDHNYIFEGKTSINDFCKILDINDDIFDEVKGESDTLAGLILELMGKIPEKSDNIFFRNFVFRIESADRRRINKIRVTLNDETKENESS